From the Phaeodactylum tricornutum CCAP 1055/1 chromosome 24, whole genome shotgun sequence genome, one window contains:
- a CDS encoding predicted protein → MRYSLRCRCVPQPTMVVWMLAGWTGTNAVLAGSRASRLHRDTFRQARSPFLRSTENAGNVVAPVRRRKLRHSNTLIKKKDDSPSDDAPPTVAPVILDSWEMVAEGNLLPGDSVIPPQEERIVLGKTVPDADERTETTSTSTPVSEETRLEMETGAELTKVTSETADTQTQIKRVVEKSEQPEMASADTLTVEDPTALVGNDDNDSRSVSVTILLWATIFVALGVSAAILVKIFTICREESRSTYQDDDEDDGTTATKASSNTTRTDDNQDTTELSLLEDGADDALRILEIPTRHCADSC, encoded by the coding sequence ATGCGGTACAGTCTACGCTGCCGATGCGTTCCGCAACCAACAATGGTGGTCTGGATGTTGGCTGGCTGGACCGGGACGAACGCTGTACTTGCAGGCAGCAGGGCGAGTCGCCTCCACCGGGATACCTTTCGTCAGGCACGTTCTCCTTTTCTACGGTCGACCGAGAATGCTGGGAATGTTGTTGCACCAGTCCGGCGACGAAAGCTGCGACACAGCAACACACTAAtcaagaaaaaggacgacTCGCCGAGCGACGATGCTCCGCCCACTGTCGCCCCGGTGATTCTAGATAGTTGGGAAATGGTTGCCGAAGGAAACTTGTTGCCCGGCGACTCCGTCATCCCTCCGCAAGAAGAAAGAATTGTACTTGGAAAGACCGTTCCCGACGCTGACGAGAGAACCGAGACAACTTCGACATCCACGCCAGTGTCCGAGGAAACGAGACTCGAAATGGAGACCGGCGCCGAACTCACCAAAGTGACGTCGGAAACTGCCGATACCCAAACACAAATTAAACGTGTTGTGGAAAAGAGCGAGCAGCCAGAGATGGCCAGTGCCGACACTTTGACGGTAGAGGATCCTACCGCCCTCGttggcaacgacgacaatgatAGTCGGAGCGTCAGCGTGACTATCCTTTTGTGGGCCACAATATTTGTGGCCTTGGGAGTGTCCGCCGCGATTCTCGTCAAGATTTTTACAATATGCCGAGAAGAAAGTCGAAGTACAtaccaagacgacgatgaggatgacgGTACAACGGCGACCAAGGCAAGTTCCAATACTACGAGAACGGACGATAACCAGGACACGACCGAACTTAGCCTCCTAGAGGACGGAGCGGATGACGCCTTGCGCATTCTGGAAATACCGACGCGGCATTGCGCAGATTCTTGCTGA
- a CDS encoding predicted protein, with protein sequence MSATLRSRFAVVCIVVVGCWVVTESHTTDAGWEHTRFGSGGRHLQRHAWIFYSDADRTVSDNHLKAEVEEQSTGNKAPLGTAVSVILEQQDAIPPIDAPASNPPRLTTTPDTSGGRVSEKYIPETVSGTERKRNAILIGCLVGVGSLLVYYSIVISVYCFYRKFVHKPGETKVKANAIKALSTSVTQRDETESDDNSAPWASREPGKHTIRSVPRESRMRSQSLTKDDIKRAHGDHVRINLEEKQGDDGQYNEHENDSDNSSFVAYLQSLEEATAELYGRVDVTGDTQSGAVDSRRSSRKSKDSPRQHTATHAKSNVRIQKDRDGRSSVSEQYCTGQKRLSRSTAVVTPGKAAYVETTKPAFVQFIRSDTYDEEWAKCLESPRIS encoded by the coding sequence ATGTCGGCCACATTGAGATCACGGTTCGCTGTGGTTTgtatcgttgtcgttggatGCTGGGTCGTTACCGAAAGCCACACGACGGATGCAGGTTGGGAACATACTCGATTTGGTAGCGGCGGGCGACATCTCCAACGCCACGCTTGGATTTTTTATTCCGATGCTGATCGCACCGTGAGTGATAACCACCTCAAAGCAGAAGTTGAAGAGCAATCGACGGGAAACAAGGCGCCGCTCGGTACCGCCGTCTCTGTCATTCTTGAACAGCAGGATGCCATCCCGCCAATCGACGCCCCTGCTTCCAACCCACCAAGGCTCACGACTACGCCAGACACGAGCGGAGGTCGAGTTTCAGAAAAGTACATTCCTGAAACAGTTTCCGGTACCgaaaggaaacgaaacgCCATCCTGATCGGCTGTTTAGTCGGCGTCGGGAGCTTGTTGGTCTACTATTCGATTGTGATTAGTGTCTATTGCTTCTACCGTAAGTTTGTGCATAAGCCAGGTGAAACGAAGGTGAAGGCGAATGCCATCAAGGCGTTATCAACTTCCGTCACGCAACGCGACGAGACGGAATCCGACGACAATTCCGCGCCTTGGGCTTCCCGTGAACCAGGCAAGCACACCATACGTTCCGTCCCACGAGAGTCTAGAATGCGCTCGCAGTCTCTTACAAAAGATGACATCAAACGCGCTCACGGGGACCACGTTCGAATAAATTTGGAGGAAAAGCAAGGAGATGACGGGCAATACAACGAGCACGAAAACGATTCCGACAATTCGTCTTTTGTCGCTTACTTGCAGTCTCTGGAAGAGGCAACCGCTGAGCTTTACGGGAGAGTGGACGTCACGGGCGATACCCAATCAGGTGCAGTTGATTCCCGGCGTTCCTCTCGAAAAAGCAAAGACTCACCTCGTCAGCATACCGCAACGCACGCCAAAAGCAACGTGCGAATACAAAAAGACAGGGACGGTCGATCCTCCGTTTCCGAGCAATATTGTACGGGACAGAAACGACTTTCCCGGTCGACCGCGGTCGTCACACCGGGGAAGGCTGCATACGTGGAAACGACCAAGCCTGCGTTTGTTCAATTTATCAGGTCCGACACGTACGACGAAGAATGGGCCAAGTGTTTGGAATCACCCAGAATTTCGTAG
- a CDS encoding predicted protein — translation MTLAKATAWTTLWLALATFLVVMCRNVQGQSSRRLGFPDVSYPSSNNASPTPPQRLRALRMTLEVDGDTSTYLHSGTPTSATGAESQWNYPNPLSWTLPLSTLPGDMQASQNHRQLQSTNGESVGKGVLIFLVSAFSVSIIVLLFAIVSFIRSVRGGVSTAAIQKSKGDSDTTQPEGTHRTTSDEEVPEDGTISSYLHAMAHASSILRWTERSVTSAARTEAGDASLTSDPYYRNADLESVGVAGTASSASRTAAATAAAPQPSLGLVVEEAESDAESVWTTNSEPDVSVGVSVDSESVGDASLVAYMKSIQTASVILDPHRKGDASSAAAAVLEDVAQRTENLAKDGSSNSVGLPSDLQPVWENDSVVDNQSVISQEQTRE, via the coding sequence ATGACGCTCGCCAAGGCGACCGCTTGGACGACCCTTTGGTTGGCGCTCGCCACTTTTCTCGTCGTCATGTGCCGAAACGTCCAAGGGCAATCCAGCCGACGTTTGGGATTCCCTGACGTGTCCTACCCCTCCTCCAACAACgcgtcgccgacgccgccACAGCGTTTGCGCGCACTACGGATGACCCTGGAGGTCGACGGGGACACGTCCACGTACCTCCACTCTGGCACTCCCACGTCCGCCACAGGGGCCGAGTCCCAGTGGAACTATCCCAATCCCTTGTCCTGGACGCTACCCTTGTCTACTCTTCCCGGTGACATGCAGGCGTCCCAGAATCACCGCCAGCTCCAGAGTACGAACGGAGAAAGTGTGGGCAAGGGAGTGTTGATCTTCTTGGTCTCGGCGTTTTCCGTGAGTATCATTGTTCTCCTGTTCGCGATTGTTTCCTTCATTAGAAGCGTCAGAGGAGGAGTCTCGACGGCTGCCATCCAAAAGTCCAAAGGCGACAGTGATACGACGCAACCGGAAGGGACACATCGGACGACCTCGGACGAGGAAGTTCCCGAAGACGGGACAATTTCGTCCTATCTGCACGCGATGGCCCACGCATCGTCAATCCTGCGATGGACGGAACGGAGTGTCACTTCGGCGGCGAGAACGGAAGCGGGGGATGCTTCCTTAACGTCCGATCCGTACTACCGGAACGCCGATCTAGAGTCGGTGGGTGTGGCCGGTAccgcgtcgtcggcatccCGCACGGCGGCAGCCACCGCCGCTGCTCCCCAACCATCCTTGGGACTCGTagtggaagaagcggaaagcGATGCGGAATCCGTTTGGACGACCAATTCGGAACCCGACGTATCGGTCGGCGTATCGGTTGATTCGGAAAGCGTCGGCGATGCCTCACTCGTGGCGTACATGAAATCCATACAGACGGCTTCGGTTATACTCGACCCCCATCGGAAAGGAGACGCATCGtcggccgccgccgccgtacTGGAAGATGTCGCACAACGGACGGAGAATCTCGCGAAGGACGGTAGTTCCAACAGCGTGGGACTACCGAGTGATCTACAACCCGTCTGGGAAAATGATAGTGTCGTGGACAACCAGTCTGTGATCAGTCAGGAACAAACGCGTGAATAG
- a CDS encoding predicted protein, with the protein MPSGTLSSLISPPRMARRDERQSVHQRDPSTPTDAARSFRRREQRLSRRKLIRIEGRPPLDDTLPPIPDLGGGMGDNSSESPSPMPDQSASAEPFTGQPLATQGPTVSPDQQSTPSPSTTATESPTEKYRARRTSFPLVRPLAPSPPPSASPVSLAPTLPELGSVQNFNTPGDDVAVLKDLLLTGGIMIVFLSAVLAFLYVQKGGGPTKAAANTVVPDVDDTNEYSDLDGMHLEEIYGPSICEPLPVDAPSRIATSGITETKATKVGCVAGNEYDPDHVSATFFHCLHKIHRLCDTMDRAPSLESTSEVSSVSMSEDEAVLHLEVFEDAGDMSISTSDDSSDNLNT; encoded by the coding sequence ATGCCCAGTGGAACGCTCTCTTCTTTGATTTCTCCCCCACGAATGGCACGGCGGGACGAGAGACAGAGTGTCCACCAACGGGATCCATCAACCCCCACGGATGCGGCCAGgagttttcgtcgtcgagaaCAACGACTCTCACGTCGAAAGCTGATCCGCATCGAAGGGCGTCCACCGCTTGATGACACTCTTCCCCCCATCCCGGATCTAGGTGGCGGGATGGGTGACAACAGCTCCGAAAGTCCGTCGCCGATGCCGGACCAAAGCGCGTCGGCCGAGCCTTTCACGGGGCAACCTCTGGCAACGCAAGGTCCCACGGTATCTCCCGACCAACAGAGTACGCCGTCGCCTTCTACGACTGCCACGGAGTCTCCCACGGAGAAATATAGAGCCAGACGGACGTCGTTTCCGCTGGTCCGACCACTTGCACCCTCTCCTCCTCCCTCGGCGAGTCCTGTAAGCCTTGCTCCGACCCTTCCAGAGTTGGGGTCTGTACAAAACTTTAACACACCCGGCGATGACGTTGCGGTTCTCAAGGATTTGTTACTGACGGGAGGAATTATGATTGTCTTTCTGTCGGCCGTGTTGGCCTTTCTGTAcgtccaaaaaggtggaGGTCCGACAAAAGCCGCGGCGAACACCGTTGTCCCGGAcgtggacgacaccaacgaaTACTCCGACTTGGACGGTATGCATCTAGAAGAAATCTACGGTCCTTCCATCTGCGAGCCACTTCCAGTTGATGCTCCGAGTCGGATCGCGACTTCCGGGATCACGGAGACCAAGGCAACCAAGGTCGGTTGCGTCGCAGGCAACGAGTACGATCCCGATCACGTTTCCGCTaccttcttccattgtctGCATAAAATTCATCGATTGTGCGATACAATGGACCGTGCACCCAGTCTCGAGTCGACCAGCGAAGTAAGCTCCGTCTCCATGAGCGAAGACGAAGCGGTCCTGCACCTGGAGGTGTTCGAGGATGCGGGCGACATGAGTATTTCAACCAGTGACGACTCTAGCGACAATCTCAATACTTGA
- a CDS encoding predicted protein, translating to MLEGRIVTVNSKCGFIKTRCRSSENAGRKATGQGSSWPVYRLASCSESHHPCEISGGYHYLSLSLSLICARIAMVHFRFPRAHSVACWLLGAACLLATTDVSDAAVSITEHRHLRSLQEGTCPRETLVPSDEGQDCDMVDLVCPLETECPIWDGTACVDTVVESVCVCVDNVWSCNVPNCAPCDGQPSECPEENLQLSDMSGPCDITDDIVCPFDAGQCDVWDGQACVPQDIVTDCFCSGGMWTCALPSCVPCDPPTGATDVSCPEPELGENEGECAAEGLVCPLLAGECDAWNGQACVPEEVVTSCFCSAELEWICAVPRCPPCGPPITPTTECPGKPLQEADILGECDVPEGVSCPFNAGSCDVWDGKGCIAEDVITSCSCEGGEWICAMPGCAPCEPPIDSDSCPAELLQEADVNGPCDAEGLDCPFNAGQCEVWNGEACEMQDVTTSCFCEENEWICAVPDCVPCEPPTNAKPCPAEGLPSSAVSQPCKSEGSECPLNVNTCDVWNGTACVPQDTEAMCVCAELAWTCAIPDCVPCAAESLPGQSDLEPSGEPSVSPTGTVFPDTMPPSIVASDVDGEVPSNSPNGALDSSLSLLPTAVASTLDPTAVSETGSNIESFSSSSRKASYAKLLGTAVMALGWSLAICS from the exons ATGCTCGAGGGTCGTATCGTTACGGTCAATTCCAAGTGTGGGTTCATCAAGACGAGGTGCCGGTCATCCGAAAATGCCGGGCGAAAAGCA ACGGGACAGGGATCGAGTTGGCCCGTCTATCGACTGGCTTCTTGTTCCGAGTCGCATCACCCGTGCGAGATTAGCGGAGGTTATCACTATCTAAGCCTGTCATTATCTTTGATTTGTGCTAGAATTGCCATGGTCCACTTTCGATTTCCTCGTGCGCACTCGGTTGCCTGTTGGCTTCTGGGGGCCGCTTGCTTGTTGGCAACAACGGATGTATCCGATGCCGCCGTTTCGATTACGGAGCACCGGCATTTGCGATCCCTGCAGGAAGGCACATGCCCAAGGGAGACTCTGGTCCCCAGCGATGAGGGCCAAGACTGCGACATGGTTGATTTGGTTTGTCCGCTCGAAACGGAGTGCCCCATCTGGGACGGGACAGCGTGTGTGGATACTGTGGTCGAATCCGTCTGTGTTTGCGTCGACAACGTATGGTCCTGTAACGTGCCAAACTGCGCTCCTTGCGACGGACAGCCTAGTGAATGCCCCGAAGAAAACTTGCAACTTTCCGATATGTCCGGGCCTTGCGATATCACCGATGATATTGTATGTCCGTTCGATGCGGGGCAATGCGATGTCTGGGACGGTCAAGCCTGCGTCCCCCAGGACATAGTCACAGACTGCTTTTGTAGCGGTGGGATGTGGACGTGCGCGCTTCCGAGTTGTGTTCCGTGCGATCCTCCAACCGGGGCAACGGATGTTAGCTGTCCGGAACCGGAACTCGGAGAAAACGAAGGAGAGTGTGCTGCCGAAGGACTGGTTTGTCCCCTGCTGGCTGGAGAGTGTGATGCGTGGAACGGACAAGCCTGTGTGCCGGAGGAAGTTGTTACCAGCTGTTTCTGCAGTGCGGAACTCGAATGGATCTGTGCCGTGCCGAGATGTCCCCCGTGTGGACCACCGATCACGCCTACTACGGAATGTCCGGGAAAGCCCTTGCAAGAAGCAGATATCTTAGGCGAATGCGATGTGCCCGAAGGCGTGTCCTGTCCTTTCAATGCTGGTTCATGCGATGTGTGGGACGGTAAAGGCTGCATTGCGGAAGACGTCATTACGTCCTGTAGTTGTGAAGGAGGAGAATGGATCTGTGCCATGCCTGGATGCGCTCCCTGTGAACCTCCGATCGACAGTGATTCCTGCCCGGCAGAGCTTCTACAAGAAGCGGATGTCAATGGACCATGTGATGCCGAGGGGCTCGATTGTCCCTTTAATGCTGGTCAGTGTGAGGTATGGAATGGAGAAGCATGCGAGATGCAAGATGTTACCACAAGCTGTTTCTGCGAAGAAAACGAGTGGATCTGTGCCGTACCGGACTGCGTTCCTTGCGAGCCTCCAACGAATGCTAAGCCATGCCCAGCTGAGGGGCTCCCCTCCAGTGCAGTCAGTCAGCCTTGCAAGTCGGAAGGTTCCGAGTGCCCTCTGAATGTCAACACATGCGATGTGTGGAATGGTACCGCTTGTGTGCCACAGGATACCGAAGCGATGTGCGTGTGTGCGGAATTGGCGTGGACATGTGCGATTCCCGATTGTGTGCCTTGTGCTGCCGAGTCTCTTCCTGGACAAAGCGATTTGGAACCATCTGGGGAACCAAGTGTTAGTCCAACGGGAACTGTTTTTCCTGATACGATGCCACCAAGCATCGTTGCCTCGGATGTGGATGGAGAGGTGCCCTCAAATTCGCCAAACGGTGCTTTGGACAGCAGCCTTTCGCTGCTACCCACTGCGGTCGCATCGACCCTTGATCCAACAGCTGTTTCGGAGACGGGCAGCAACATCGAATCCTTTTCATCGAGTTCCCGAAAAGCCTCTTATGCAAAGCTCTTGGGTACGGCAGTCATGGCATTGGGCTGGTCGTTGGCTATTTGCAGTTAG
- a CDS encoding predicted protein gives MWSTRFFASIGPLIPFLLGSWTGYSLGLLTYWKPAQKTMLTCAQRYPRNSGTQFALGRLDKRSSVSPKCQRDSSDRHGDSKNRLVERKTNALEDWIQQGGLGRWTWSVLAAQACRADIEELEWKQRERFVESQASDNNARDIGDEGVIQ, from the exons ATGTGGTCAACTCGTTTTTTTGCGTCCATAGGTCCGCTCATTCCTTTTCTCCTAGGGTCTTGGACGGGATATTCCTTGGGGCTGCTGACCTACTGGAAGCCAGCACAAAAAACCATGTTAACGTGTGCACAACGGTACCCCAGAAATTCTGGCACACAGTTCGCGCTCGGAAGACTGGACAAGCGTTCCAGTGTATCTCCAAAATGCCAGCGCGACAGTAGTGACCGACATGGCGACAGCAAGAATAGACTGGTGGAAAGGAAAACGAACGCGTTGGAAGACTGGATCCAGCAGGGCGGTCTCGGTCGATGGACGTGGAGCGTTTTGGCGGCACAAGCCTGCCGCGCAGACATTGAGGAGCTCGAATGGAAACAGCGGGAGCGTTTTGTGGAGAGCCAAGCGAGCGATAACAATGCCCGCGACATCGGAGACGAAGGAGTCATCCA GTAA
- a CDS encoding predicted protein has protein sequence MQKNILCLVFLVVLTSAERYSFFMNEDVSYVQNEQGQRFMQLDTGNRPDLNATTDTCVLLGTRMQCSVSTRVTAVDDTFTDLDLTVNCGFDDQIAFDFRRAQSCTCSASAISSDPDKPPKRCPCEVCPDGYGQSPVSIDCGAEEDPFVIGSCTNLDCNFGCNGTCNFSCENPLPECAGLCEAAGAPTFAPTGMGLDNGASSAITLSRRYRLVMLGVYMC, from the exons ATGCAGAAGAACATCCTTTGCTTGGTTTTCTTGGTGGTATTAACTTCCGCGGAACGATATAGCTTCTTCATGAATGAGGACGTCTCCTACGTGCAAAACGAGCAGGGTCAACGATTTATGCAGCTAGATACGGGAAACCGTCCCGACCTTAACGCCACCACCGATACATGCGTTTTGCTCGGTACACGTATGCAGTGTAGCGTTAGCACCCGCGTCACGGCCGTCGATGACACTTTTACTGATCTcgatttgactgtgaattgtgGGTTCGATGATCAAATCGCTTTCGATTTTCGGCGTGCGCAGTCGTGCACTTGTTCCGCATCGGCTATCTCATCCGATCCCGACAAGCCACCGAAGCGTTGTCCATGTGAAGTCTGCCCAGATGGTTACGGACAAAGTCCAGTGTCAATTGACTGCGGTGCAGAAGAAGATCCCTTCGTGATTGGCTCCTGTACCAACCTGGATTGTAATTTTGGCTGCAACGGTACCTGCAACTTTTCCTGCGAGAATCCTTTGCCGGAATGCGCCGGCCTTTGTGAAGCTGCAGGTGCACCAACATTTGCCCCGACGGGAATGGGTTTAGATAATGGTGCTTCTTCTGCAATAACTTTGTCGCGACGCTACCGATTGGTCATGCTTGGAGTA TACATGTGCTGA
- a CDS encoding predicted protein: protein MSNFQGGTWLFDVGECTQLQIQKTSSIKPSKITKIFLTHAHGDHSFGLPGLLCLMGQDRDRENSPPVEIYGPEGLRMWLRVAIRYSGGRNIYPQYDHPLCADGAPMWEIEDEEDVKVYAAPMSHGIPCLGYVVDELPRPGRLRNEVVEPIVKRNVQALREAGFTVPMKAMAVLKNLPPGNAFTFPDGTVVQQEDAVEPPREGRKVVIGGDTADCRALRNLAQNADLVIHEATNCYLQGVDKDTDVREVTRDAVMHGHSTPQIAGDFARSVNAKRLVLNHFSARY from the exons ATGAGCAATTTTCAAGGCGGCACCTGGCTCTTTGATGTGGGTGAATGTACACAG TTACAAATACAAAAGACGTCGTCTATCAAACCAAGCAAAATCACGAAAATTTTTCTGACTCACGCCCACGGGGATCATTCGTTCGGACTACCGGGACTTCTGTGTTTAATGGGGCAAGATCGCGATCGGGAAAATAGTCCACCAGTCGAGATTTACGGTCCCGAAGGCCTGCGCATGTGGTTGCGTGTTGCCATTCGCTATTCT GGTGGACGTAATATATATCCTCAATACGACCATCCTCTTTGCGCCGACGGCGCGCCTATGTGGGAAAttgaagacgaggaagacgtCAAAGTATACGCAGCACCCATGAGTCACGGCATTCCTTGCTTGGGCTATGTTGTGGATGAGTTGCCACGTCCGGGTCGCTTACGCAACGAGGTAGTTGAACCCATTGTCAAGCGTAATGTACAAGCGCTACGAGAAGCTGGTTTTACCGTTCCGATGAAGGCTATGGCGGTACTCAAGAATTTACCACCCGGAAACGCGTTTACGTTCCCCGATGGTACCGTCGTGCAGCAAGAAGACGCGGTCGAACCGCCACGGGAAGGCCGTAAAGTTGTGATTGGCGGCGACACGGCCGATTGTAGGGCCTTACGCAATCTTGCCCAGAACGCCGACTTGGTAATACACGAAGCCACCAACTGTTATCTCCAAGGAGTCGATAAGGACACGGACGTACGTGAAGTCACTCGAGATGCCGTGATGCACGGGCATTCGACACCACAGATTGCCGGCGACTTTGCCCGATCCGTCAACGCTAAGCGACTAGTCTTGAACCACTTTTCGGCTAGGTAC
- a CDS encoding predicted protein: protein MPDPLIRMNNTAIVLMQRGANLEAVDLLLCALDHMKTFLGPTENPLASTICAGDDLFSGGTVVAVMLGNDSTDPTSAGKYQPRNLLEIARSEATHDIADFFFEYVFLFHPAFTAQNRSPKTQGITAAFLLYNTGVAYQRNGVCTETSKFFENALILYSRASTLIEEFDGTFASSLSQALYVLALALHINIASIHFRFFNQVELDKALAQFHSKFCLISRNDMQDETYKFFATSSWFYSVFTLRRPAAAA from the coding sequence ATGCCTGATCCGCTGATTCGAATGAACAACACGGCGATTGTCCTCATGCAACGTGGCGCCAATCTCGAGGCTGTCGATCTACTTTTATGTGCACTTGACCACATGAAGACTTTCCTGGGCCCTACAGAGAACCCACTCGCATCGACAATTTGCGCAGGCGATGACCTTTTCTCTGGCGGAACCGTCGTCGCCGTGATGCTCGGCAATGATAGCACCGACCCCACTTCGGCAGGAAAATATCAGCCTCGCAATTTGCTTGAGATTGCGAGATCGGAAGCAACACATGATATCGCtgactttttctttgaaTATGTATTTTTATTTCATCCTGCTTTCACGGCTCAAAACCGTTCCCCAAAGACACAGGGCATCACAGCGGCTTTTCTTCTCTATAATACGGGTGTGGCATACCAAAGAAACGGTGTTTGCACTGAAACATCGAAATTTTTTGAAAATGCACTTATACTCTATTCAAGGGCGTCTACACTGATCGAAGAATTCGACGGAACCTTTGCCAGCAGCCTTTCTCAGGCCCTGTACGTGCTTGCTCTAGCCTTGCATATTAATATCGCAAGCATCCATTTCAGATTTTTCAATCAAGTGGAATTGGACAAGGCTCTTGCTCAGTTCCATTCGAAATTTTGCCTCATTAGTCGGAATGACATGCAGGACGAAACGTACAAATTTTTTGCGACGAGTTCTTGGTTCTATTCGGTCTTCACTTTGCGACGACCTGCTGCGGCAGCTTGA
- a CDS encoding predicted protein — MERWCDHSTYGLEEDNGNRSSTLEGGESERPSISEGAESEHFPFFHDTLTFARITEGMGHILPYASQSGQVAGEEQSAYSLSPYVPYPPRNYVRRDCEEDDVGRRPRVRRCLDLNKGVNLTSPKRFSISQDPFLSKNHPSSLSDGEETSQHSRKAAGIALEEDAVGDIFSSRSIRAQYGSDPMQMKVRSPRYLPEPKSPLVHSQHSTPSSHRHPGSHLYQSPGFSGNFAYSSYQMASPHSYFQRRYPMVASHPFSDNTGTPGIFMSQLPCPVYSPPQYPPQPFIPQQSVHSDTPVDANRMDNSGCTATGSSPNRTLPFPNPSLSLAIPPSPIRLRQKPPGKLNPVRRSARSESKIREVRTRTSSGESTSQAAGLCAAEVATAGSVRAKAAIVTWYDRLDDLRRFRKEFGDCNVPQKYEPNRALGIWVNKQRMEKKKLDRGERSSMTTERLQALQSVGFQWAKLKGDVSWNQKYTELLEYRSVFGDCNVPTKYRTNPALGRWVSTQRSQFKEFQAGLVTHITDQRISHLEKIGFRWSMMEEEEENNCTNENSLRDGSEADAIFSRSMRVEKVKRWQYDKSRTSTRHSSINRVTSV; from the exons ATGGAGCGTTGGTGCGACCATTCCACTTACGGTTTGGAGGAGGACAATGGAAATCGATCCAGTACACTAGAAGGTGGTGAATCGGAACGACCCAGCATATCAGAGGGTGCAGAATCGGAACATTTTCCGTTCTTTCACGATACCTTGACTTTTGCAAGAATCACGGAGGGGATGGGACATATATTACCTTACGCTTCCCAATCTGGACAGGTAGCAGGAGAAGAACAAAGCGCGTATTCTCTATCCCCATACGTCCCGTATCCTCCACGTAATTACGTACGGAGAGATtgcgaggaagacgacgtcGGGAGAAGACCTAGGGTTCGACGATGCCTGGATTTAAACAAAGGAGTGAACCTCACTAGTCCCAAGCGCTTCAGTATTTCGCAAGACCCATTTCTATCAAAAAATCATCCATCGTCTCTTTCGGACGGCGAAGAGACAAGTCAGCATTCGAGAAAAGCAGCAGgcattgctttggaagaggacgcGGTAGGAGATATCTTTTCGAGCCGCAGCATTCGTGCTCAATACGGGTCTGATCCGATGCAAATGAAAGTTCGATCCCCCCGATATCTTCCAGAGCCGAAATCTccactggtacactcacaGCATTCAACTCCGTCATCACATCGTCATCCTGGAAGTCACCTCTACCAAAGCCCAGGTTTTTCAGGGAACTTTGCATACTCTTCCTATCAAATGGCCTCTCCCCACAGCTATTTCCAGAGACGATATCCCATGGTAGCTTCGCATCCTTTCAGTGACAACACAGGCACGCCAGGTATTTTCATGTCCCAATTGCCATGTCCTGTTTACTCGCCACCGCAATACCCTCCACAACCATTTATACCCCAACAATCTGTTCACAGCGACACTCCTGTAGATGCCAATAGGATGGATAATTCTGGTTGCACGGCCACGGGATCATCTCCAAATAGGACTCTTCCTTTCCCAAACCCGAGCTTGAGCCTAGCTATTCCACCTTCCCCTATACGATTGCGCCAGAAACCGCCCGGTAAATTGAATCCGGTGCGTCGATCCGCCCGTTCAGAATCCAAAATCCGGGAAGTGCGGACCCGGACGAGCTCTGGCGAATCGACGTCGCAAGCTGCGGGCTTGTGCGCAGCGGAAGTGGCGACGGCAGGTAGTGTGCGGGCGAAGGCAGCTATTGTGACATGGTACGATCGACTGGACGATTTACGTCGGTTCCGGAAAGAGTTTGGCGATTGCAACGTGCCTCAAAAATATGAACCAAATCGAGCTCTGGGTATTTG GGTCAACAAGCAGCGgatggaaaagaagaagctcgACAGGGGCGAACGATCATCCATGACTACGGAACGACTGCAGGCGCTGCAGAGCGTCGGGTTTCAGTGGGCCAAGCTTAAGGGCGATGTTTCTTGGAACCAGAAGTACACAGAATTGCTGGAATACAGATCCGTGTTCGGTGACTGTAACGTGCCTACCAAGTACCGCACCAATCCGGCGCTGGGACGCTGGGTTTCGACTCAGCGATCGCAATTCAAAGAATTCCAGGCCGGTCTGGTAACGCATATAACTGATCAGCGAATTTCCCACCTGGAGAAGATAGGCTTTCGGTGGAGCATgatggaggaggaggaagagaaCAACTGCACAAATGAAAATTCGCTGAGGGATGGTAGCGAAGCAGATGCCATCTTTTCAAGGTCAATGCGAGTGGAGAAAGTAAAGCGTTGGCAATACGACAAATCCAGAACAAGTACCCGCCACTCTTCCATCAATCGGGTTACTAGTGTGTGA